The Limosilactobacillus panis DNA segment TATCATGATGCGTTCGTCTTCGCTAGTACCCGAAAGGGTTACTGGCGAACTGCACACAGTAAGACACTAAATTATTCTCTAACAAATAGAAAACTGGAGCACCTTGGACTAATAAATATGTCCAAGACGCTCCAGTTAATTCAAAAGTGATTAAATTGTCGAACCGCCGTATACGGAACCGTACGTACGGTGGTGTGAGAGGTCGGTAATTGAACTAATCAATTACCTCCTACTCGATTACACAGGAAATCGTTCCTGATATGATGTAATTACCACAAAACAACCCAAAGGAGCGATTTTCATGTATCAAAATTATACCATAGGACAAACCGAATTCGTACTAAGCTATAACTATGATTTACCACAAAATCATATTGCGCGGCTAATTAGTGATTTTGTCGACTCGATTCCACAAAATGTGCTATTAGAAGATTCAGGAGCGGCTACCGGCCGCCCTTCATCGCATCCAGCAATTATGCTTAAGATTCTCTTGTTTGCCTACGCACGTCAAACTTATTCTGGAAGAAAGATTGAAATGATGTTGGATGAGAACCTGCCAATGCGTTGGTTAGCTCATGATTATGCTTATAGCTACCATACCATTAATAACTTTCGACGCAGTCAGCACGCTAGTAAGCTAATTAAACATGCCTTTGTTTACTTTACCATGGCTTTGAAAGATCACGGACTAATTCAAAATGATGCAGTTTTTATCGATGGGACCAAGGTAGAAGCCGATGCCAATAAATATTCATTTACTTGGCGACGGGCAGTTGAAAAGTATCACGCTAAGTTAAGAGAAAAGACGAGTAAGCTTTATGAGGAACTAGTAGAAAAACAAGTGGTGCAAGAAATGGCACCCGAGCTGGTTACTTCTGCCGAAGGCATGGAAGTAATGGAACAAGAACTTGCGGAGAAAATCACTAAGTTAGATGAAGAGATTAAGCAAGAACCAAAAATCATCAAAGGTGGTTCAGTTAGAAAACGGCGCCGTCGTTTTCTAAAAAAACTTCGCCATCAATTAAGCAACGACCTAATTCCGCGTGCCAAAAAGTATGAACGTGCCGAAGATATCTTCCAAGGTCGTAATAGCTATTCCAAGACTGATCATGATGCGACTTTTATGTGTATGAAGGAAGATCCGATGATGAATCGGGAGTTAAAGCCCGGCTATAACCTGCAAATCGCTACACATAAGCAATTTGTCCTTGATTACGGGCTCTTTTCAAATCCAACTGACACCAGGACCTTAGTGCCATTCCTTCCCCAGTTTCATGCTTTAGATTTCTTTAAGCATATCGTTGCCGATGCCGGTTATGGTAGTGAGTACAATTACACAATGATTCTTGATCAGTTTGAAAAGCAGCCTGTTATTCCATACACAACTTATCAAAAGGAACAGAAACATAAATTTAAAAACGATCCAACTAAATCACAAAATTGGCAGTATAATGCCGAAGATGATTACTACATCGATCATTTAGGAGTTCGCTTTAGCTTTTATCGGTATAGTAGGCGAACCGATAAATATGGTTTCGAACGTGATTTCAAACTCTACCGAGCGGATAAGCACCAACTGTCAGAACAATTGGATGAGTTGGCAAAAACACCAAGTGGTCGGCAACGCTATATGCAGGTTAACCCAACGTGGAATTATTACAAGGCTAAAGTAAAAGCAACCCTCTCAAGTGACGAAGGCAAGGCAATTTATCGTCGACGAAAGTTCGACGTTGAGCCAGTCTTTGGTCACATGAAGAGGGATTTTGGCATACGCCGAACTCATCTACGCGGACAACGGGCTGTGGAAAATGACATTGGGCTAGCCTTGATGGCATTAAATCTAACGAAATTTGGTCAATCAATTAGTCGATTGGCGACTAATTTTATAAATAATTTAAAATCCGGACTATGATTTTTGAATCGATCAAAAATTATAGTCCGGATTTTACTGTTAGAGAACCAAGAATTAATAGTTAATTCCCAGCCTCTGTTTCTTTAATCATTTCTAATGATTTAAATCAGGTTCAGTGAAGCAATGGCGCCGAAGATAAGCGAGCCCAGCATAGCAATGAGCATTAACCAGATTGCAACCATGGTAATTTTTTGGAAGCGCCTTTTCTTTTTCCGTTGCATATATATTCCTGCCTTTCAGCTTTGTTGACTGTATGTAGTTTAACGCAAGTTGAAGATAGATTTCAAACTCTAGACGGTCCTTTTATGGTAAACTTGAATTATCTCATCGCTGGAAAGGATCAAGTAGGGTTGTTTATTAATTATCGTAAGGTATTCTTACAAGTTCTTATAATCTTAATTTATGTGGGTGTAAGATATTTAGCACGGCGGATCTTTCATGCCCAGCGTCACCGTCAAGAATGGCGAATCTGTACGGTAATTCTCTTTTGGGCCTTGGCGTGTTGGAACCTGGGATACTACTGGATTGCTTTTCCCATTGCCGTTTGGATGCTGTGGTCGCTGATTTTGATTATCCTTCAGGTCGTTCATAACCATGAATTCTTGTACCGTCGTTTCTGGCCGCCGTTCTGGTATTCATCAATGGTAATCGCGGTGGTTACGTTTGCCTTATCGTTGTTTGCCGGTGCACTACCATTAGTTTGATAATTAAATTTTTATTTTAGCAACTGGTAAAATCTGCTAGTTGCTTTTTTTATTTGTGAAAATACCATGGTGAGAAGTGGGGGAATGTGGTAGACTGTTCCTATAAAGTGGTTTTAGGAGGGATTACCGTGCTAATGGGTGAATACGAGCATGTTATTGACTCAAAAGGGCGCTTGATTATTCCTGCTAAATTTCGTGATCAATTAGGGACACCGTTTGTCATCACAAGGGGATTAGACGGTTGTCTTTTTGGTTACCCCCAAACCGAATGGCAGAATTTAGAGGCCAAGTTAAAGATGTTACCACTAACGAAGCGGGATGCGCGGGCATTTGTGCGTTTCCTTTATTCAGCGGCTACAGAATGTGTTCTTGATAAGCAGGGGCGGGTGAATATCCCACCAGTATTACGTAAGCATGCTGATCTGACGAAGGATTGCGTGATTATTGGGGTATCAAACCGCTTTGAAATTTGGAGTGCGACTCGTTGGCAAAGTTACTCTGGTGATACGGCCGAAAACTTTGATGAAATTGCTGAGGACTTAGAGATTGATTTTTAAGATGAGGTGGATTAAATGGCCGAGTTCAAACATATAACGGTTCTACGAAAAGAAGCCGTTGCTGGATTAAATATTAACCCAGCCGGAAAGTATGTTGATGCGACCCTCGGTGGGGGCGGTCATACCAGCGCAATCTTAAAACAACTTAATTCTGGCCACCTTTTTTCGTTTGACCAGGATAGAACCGCCATTGACTATAACAAGACAGCACTTGCTGACCAGATTAACGCGGGAAAACTAACCCTAGTCGAGGATAATTTCCGCCACCTCAAGAGGGCGATGGCTAAACAGGGGGTCACTAAAGTTGATGGGGTCCTGTATGATCTGGGGGTATCTTCACCCCAGTTTGATGATGCCCAGCGGGGCTTTAGTTATAAGCTGGATGCCCCCCTGGATATGCGAATGAACCAGGATCAGGAGCTATCGGCAATGGAAGTGGTGAATGACTGGCCATATGAAAAGCTGGTGCGCATTCTTTACCGGTATGGTGAAGAGCGCTTTGCCAAGCAGATTGCTCGTAAAATTGAACAGCGACGCAGTCATCAACCGATTCGGACGACCTTTGAGCTGGTTGACGTCATTAAAGAGGGAATTCCAGCGGCGGCGCGGCGCCACGGTGGGCATCCAGCGAAGAAAAGCTTTCAGGCAATTCGGATCGCGGTTAACGATGAACTCGGTGCACTGGAGGAGTCACTTGAACAAGCCTTTGATATTTTGAATGTCGGGGGCCGGATTAGCGTAATCACCTTCCAGTCACTTGAGGACCGGTTGGTAAAGACAATGTTTCGCGAGAAGTCGTCTTTAGCTGCCAATCTTCCGCAAGGCCTACCGGTTATTCCGGCCGGGATGACGCCGAAATTTAAACTAGTTAATAAGAAGCCAATTCTACCTAGTGTGCAGGAGTTAGCTAAGAATCATCGGGCACACAGTGCCAAGTTGCGCATTATTAAAAAAATTAAAGATTAAGGACAGTGGATACAATGGTTTCGAATGCAGCACGTAAATACGAAAGTCAACAGGGTAAGCAGGTTAGGCAGATACCGGTCTTACGGCAGCAACCGAAAAGGTGGAACCGGTTAGAACGGGCCCTGATGGTTGTGGGTGGTGCCATTAGCCTGCTGTTAATAATTACCTTACTTTCAACTAAAATTTCTATTAATAATCGTCAGCACAACTTGCAGGATCTGCAGGCCCGTATTTCGCGAGTAAAGAACAGTAATTCGAGTGACCGTCAAGAAATTGCTGCTTTAACTAGTCAGTCCAGCCTGAAGCGGGCCGCTCACAAGTACGGTTTATCTGATAAAAATTCAAACGTAAGGAACATTAATAAATAATGAATAAAGAGCCACAGCGAACGAGGAATAAGAAAAATAATAGCAATCAGGGGAACTTTGGGAAATGGCTTTTCCTAATCACGATTGGATTATTTTCCTTATTTTTCGTTCGTTTTGCTTACATTGCGATTAATAAAGATGTCCAGCACGTTAACCTTAAATCACAAGCAGAGCAGATCTACACTCAGCGGCAAGTGATCCAGGCTAAGCGGGGAAATATTTACGATAGCAAGGGGACTGCTATTGCAACGGATACAAGCAAATACACAATCTATGCGGTTCTGGACCATAACCAACGGTCCTCAAAGGGAAAGCCGCTCTATGTTACGAATAAGGCCAAAACTGCCAGGGTGTTAGCCAAGTACTTAAACCTGACTTCCAAGCAAATTGAGGAACATCTGGATGCCAAAAATCAGCCCTACCAAGTTGAGTTTGGCTCGGCCGGTAATAATTTATCAGTGGCGACAATGGAAAAAATTAAGCAAGAACACTTGCCGGGAATTAACTTTGTCGCGACTCCTGCTCGCCAATATCCAGAAGGCGAATTTGCCTCCCAAATTATTGGAATGGCAGGCCCCAAGGTCAATAGTCAGACCGGGCAGACGACCCTTTCTGGTCAGTTAGGTCTCGAGGGTTATTTCAACAAGGAACTGACTGGAAAAAACGGGATGCGTCAAGATAAGCGGGATGTTTACGGTTACCGGCTGGCTAACTCGAAGGGAGTTACCCGGCAAGCTGTTAATGGTAAAGATATTTATACTACCATTGACGCTCAGGCCCAGCACCTGCTAGAGAGTAAGGTCAACAATGTATATAAGACTGCTAACCCGAACGCCGTCACCGCGATTGTGATGGATGCTAGGACGGGGAGAATTGTTGCCGCAACCCAGCGGCCAACCCTCCGCTCGAAGAACCCGGTATGGCGAAATATGTTCGTTCAGGATGCCTATGAACCAGGATCAACAATGAAGATTCTAGCCTTAAGTGCAGCAATCGACTCAGGGCACTTTGATCCGAATGCCACCTTTAACTCCGGAACCTGGGCCATGGGCGGTGGAAAAATTGTTGATTGGTCCTCTAGTGGATGGGGGATGATTTCCTTTAAGGATGCCTTTGATATGTCCAGCAATGTTGGCTTTGCTCACATTGAACAAAACATGGGAGCGAAGACATGGATGAAGTATATCCGACGCTTTGGCCTTCTTAAGCAGGTCAACGTGTTGGGAATGGGGAATGAGGTTTCTGGCTTTACTCAGTTCAAAGGGATTCTTGAACAGGCAAACACCGCCTTTGGTCAGGGGATTACGGTTAACCAGATGCAAATGTTACAAGCGTTTAGTGCGGTCAGCAATAATGGTAAGATGATGCGGCCATACATTGTCAAGAAGATTGTTAATGCTGATGGTAAGGTCGTTAAGAGTGTCAAGCCCCAGGTTGTTGGCCACCCCATTAAGGCGTCAACGGCTAAACAGGTTCGTGGTTACATGGAAGGTGTCGTCTATGACCAGAAAGGATTGGGACATGACTTCCAGTTAAAGGGCCACCGGATTGCTGGTAAGACCGGGACCGCCCAAATTGGGGGAGCCAACGGGTACAGCAATGGGGATACCAATTATCTTTACTCCTTTGCGGGGATGGCGCCTGCAAAACATCCACGTTACGTCATATACATCACATTACGGCAACCAAAGAACCTGAGCCAGCCGGCAACAAAGCAGATGGCATCGATCTTTAAACCGGTAATAAAGAGCTTGCTCGAAGATAAGGAGGCTAGTTCCAGTGTTATTAAGATGATCAACGTGGTTGGTCAAGCGCCCGATGCGGCATCCGACCGCTTGAATAAGCTTCATGTTCAGCCGGTAGTGATTGGCAATGGCAAGAAGGTTCACCACCAGTCCATAGTGCCAGGTAAACAGGTACTCAAGAATCAACGCGTGATCCTTAACACGGGTGGTAAGTACCAAATGCCTGATATAAGTGGTTGGAGTGCGGCCGATGTTCAGCAACTGGCCAAAGAATTAAATGTTAAGCTGGTTGAGCACGGAAGTGGCTACGTAAGTAAGCAAAGCATCAAAGCCAACAGTAAGGTTAGCGATCATCAAACCCTTACCGTTGAGTACCAAAATAAGCAGTAATAGGAGGACAATATGAATCTATTAAGTGGTGTTTTAACGCTCATCAGTGCGTTTTTAATTACTTTTCTACTAATGCCGTCGTTAATTCGATATTTTCGGTCCAAGAAGGAAGGCCAACAGATTAGAAAAGAGGGTCCAACTTGGCACGCCAAGAAAGCAGGAACTCCAACAATGGGAGGGCTCCTCTTTATCATTTCGGCAGTGATTACGATTCTCTGGGTGGCCGTTTGGCAGGGGTTGGTTGACAATACCCTCTGGGCCCTCCTATTAATTCTTGTTGTCTACGGTTTAATTGGAATGTGGGACGATAGTATTAAGATTTTCCACCACCAAAACGAAGGTTTTAAAGCATGGCAAAAGGCTCTGTGTCAGGTGATTGCGGCAATGGTCTTTACTGTGATCTATCAGCACGAAGGCTTTCAGATGGGGTTTGGAACTGATCAGTACGGATGGCTGTATGGCCTTTTCATTATCTTCTGGATTGTCGGCTTCTCTAATGCCGTTAACCTGACCGATGGTTTGGATGGCTTGGTTAGTGGTCTGTCAATCATTTCTTTCTTGGCTTACCTGGTAATTGCCCTGGTTAACTTGAACCAACCGGGCTATCCGGAAATTGCCCTTTTCTGTCTGGCCATGATTGGGACTTTGCTAGGCTTCTTCCCTTATAACCACAAGCCGGCTAAGATTTTCATGGGTGATATGGGGTCATTAGCGATTGGTGCTTCTTTGGCAGCTGTTTCTTTACTTCTTCACCACGAATGGTCCCTGCTGGTCATCGGAATTGTTTATGTTTGTGAGACGGCAAGTGTGATCCTCCAGGTAGCTTCCTTTAAGTTAACCGGTAAGCGGATCTTCAAGATGAGTCCAATCCACCACCACTTTGAAATGTGTGGGTGGAGTGAATGGAAAATTGATATTGTCTTTTGGATTGTTGGGTTAATTGGGGCAGTTATTGCTGTCAGCACGATTTTATTAGTTGGTTAAACTTAAAACGGGAGAATGAGTTACGATGAAAGAGATTAAAGATTATCAAGGGAAAATGGTCCTCGTAATTGGCTTTGGAATTAGTGGATTAAACGCCGCCCACTTACTTGTTAAGCTCGGTGCTCAGGTAACGGCAAATGACATGAAGACACCACAGGATCCGCAAGTGGTTACTGACTTGAAAGCGGACGGTATTACCGTTATCACCGGGAGTAACCCCCTGTCTTTAGCTAATCAGGACTTTGACCTGGTGGTTAAGAACCCGGGGATTCCATATGATAATCCCCTGGTTGCTAAGTTCGTTGAGAAAAAAACGCCAATCATCACTGAAGCCGAGTTAGGCTGGGAAATCTTTGACGGACATCTGGTGAGTGTCACTGGAAGTAATGGTAAGACGACAACGACGACCTTAACACAACTGATGCTGGCCAAAAGTTCCACCCATAAGGTGAAATATGCCGGAAATATCGGGGTTTCCTTCAGTAAGGTGGCCGAAGAATTAGGGCCTGACGATACCTTGGTCACGGAACTCTCTAGTTTCCAACTGTTGGGGACGCCGACAATCCATCCCCATATCGCGATTATTACTAATATTTTTTCTAATCACCTGGACTATCATAAGACCCGTGAGAACTACATTAATGCTAAATTAAATATTACCCGGAACCAGACCAAGGACGACTTCTTGATCATGAACTGGGACCGTGACGAGTGGCAAGAAATTGCCCGCCGTAGCCAGGCCACCATTGTCCCATTCTCACGGCAAGACAAGAGTCATAAGGGTTCGTACGAAGAAAATGGTGATATTTACTGGCGGGGTGAACGAATCATGGCAGCAAAGGATATCCGCCTGATTGGCCCGCAAAACGTTGAAAACGCGCTGGCAGCGATTGCGGCTGCCAAGTTAAGCGGGGTTTCCAACGAGGACATTGTCAGTGTTCTAACAACCTTCAGTGGGGTCCGTCACCGTCTTCAGTACGTGCTTGATTACAAGGGACGGCGCTTCTATAACGATTCAAAATCCACCGATATTGAGGCCACCGAGGTTGCCTTGCAGGGCTTTGAGCAGCCGGTAATCCTGTTAGCTGGTGGTTTAGACCGGGGGTATACTTTTGAACGGCTTGTACCTTACTTTAAGAAACACGTTAAAGCAATTATCGTATTTGGACAGTGTAAGGATAAGATGAAGGACGCGGCTGAACAAGCTGGCATCCCAACAATCCTGGAAAGTGAGAATGCCATTACGGCGGTGCCCGCAGCCTGGAAGGTTAGTGAACCGGGGGATGTGATCCTTCTTTCACCGGCCAACGCCAGCTGGGATCAGTTCCCGAGCTTTGAAGTGCGGGGGGACCGCTTCATTGAGGCGGTTGAAAAGTTGACAGGACGAAAGGAGAATAACTGATGCGTTTACTAGTTTCTGGAGGCGGAACAGGTGGTCACATTTATCCGGCCCTTGCATTAATTGAGCGTCTTAAACAGGTTGAACCGGGAACCGAGGTTCTGTACGTGGGAACGACCCGTGGCTTAGAAAATAAGATTGTTCCAGATGCGGGAATTAAGCTGGAAACGATGAAGATGCAGGGCTTTAAGCGGTCGCTCTCCTTGGAAAACTTTAAGACCATCTACCTCTTCTTGAAGTCGGTTCACCATGCTAAATCGATCATCAGGGATTTTAAACCCGACGTTGTTTTGGGAACCGGTGGTTACGTTAGCGGAGCCGTTTTATACGCGGCAGCCAAGCACCATATCCCGACGGTTATTCACGAGCAAAACAGTGTTGTCGGAGTCACTAATAAGTTTTTGAGTCGTTATGTTGACGAGATTGCGATCGCCTTTGCGGCGGCACGAAGCCAGTTTCCTAAAGGAAAGGTAACAATGGTTGGTAATCCCCGGGCCCAACAAGTGGTTTCGCAAACGGATAGCCAGTTTTCCTGGACGAGTTACGGCCTTAAAGACGATGTTCCGACCCTGATGATCTTCGGGGGGAGCCAGGGAGCACCGAAAATTAATAAGACAGTGGTTGACGCCATTCCGCAGTTTAATGAGCGGGAATACCAGGTCATTTTTGCCACCGGTCAAAAGCGCTATGACCAGGTAAAGGAACTGCTTAAAGACGTTCAGATTGCGGATAACGTGAAGGTTGTTCCTTACATTAAGGATATGCCGGCAAAAATGCCAAAGGTGGCGGCACTGGTATCACGGGCAGGGGCAACAACAATTGCAGAAGTTACTGCCCTTGGCGTTCCAACGATTTTAATCCCGAGCCCCTATGTTACGGCTAACCACCAGGTTAAAAATGCCCAGGCTCTGGTCCGTAAAAACGCTGCCGTAATGATTACGGAAGATAACCTTGATGCCCGCTCTTTGATGGTTCAGGCGGATAAAATCATGGAGAATGCTGACTTGCGTAACGAGATGGCAGCAGCTTCGCGGAAACTAGGGAAGCCAGATGCTGCTGACCACTTAATTAAGGTCCTGCATAAGGCAATCAATGACCACCAAAAATAGTAAGGAGGAGGTTAGCTTGGATAAATCCCATTTTATCCCAGAGCACCAACAATATGCACAGCGTTTAACGGCCATTGAAGAACGTCGTGCCCAAGCTGACCATCCCCATAAGGGTGGCAAAAAAATTGGCCATAAAGTTCATAAAATTAAGTGGTATCGTTACTTCACGAATGGTGAACGAGTTGCCAAGCTAGCTTGCTTGTTTGGTGGGGTCCTCCTGCTCGCCCTTTACGTTCTTTCACCGTTGAGCAAGATAAAACAGGTCCAAGTGACGGGTAATAGTGAATTAGGCATCCGTCAAATTGAAGAAGCAACGCAGATTCACCCGGGACGTTACATTTGGGGGGTCTACGCCAACCGGAATGCCCTTAGTCAAAGTGCACACAATAAGAACCCCCAGGTTAAAAGCATTCGGGTGCGTGTCACCGGACCGCAAGCGGTTAAGATTACCGTTCAGGAAAATCCGGTTGTCGGGATAGTTGAGATCAAGCAGCGCGATTATGACGTCTTGGCAAATGGACAGCTGCAAGCGGCGAAGAGCGATAAGAGTAAGATCACGTACCAGGGCTTTTATAAGGATCGTACAGCGTTAAGGAAGACCGCGGTGCAGATAGGTAAAGTCAAACCGGTGATTCGGAATGGTATTTCAGCAATCGCGTATCGCCCTAATAAGGTATCGCCACGGCGGTTAGTTATTTACATGCGGGATGGCAATACCGTATATGCAGACTATAAGACGGTCGGTAAGAAATTGGCCTATTACCCTGGAATTGCGGCGACAATGAAAGATCCTGGGATCATTGACCTTCAAGTGGGTGCTTATTCGTATAGCTACGGGTCCCATGACAAATGATTTTAGAAAAGATTGGGGAAAACATTTTTGAAGTGAATAAGATGTGGTAAAATCTTATTTAGGTATAATTTAAAATACAAAATTTTTAATGAGTATATTTAATAGTTTTAGGAAGGTGCCGTTCAGATGGATAATTCAGAAGTATTTGTTGGATTGGATATTGGAACCACCTCGATTAAGGCATTAGTATGCGAGAGTGTTAAAGGGCAATTAAAAGTTGTCGGGGTGGGAATTGCTCCTTCCACCGGACTTAACCATGGCGTAATCGTTGATATCAATAAGACCGCCCACGCTATCTCACAAGCGGTTGCTAAAGCAGAGGAAAAATCCAATCTTAGTATCAAAAAACTTATTGTTGGTCTCCCAGCCAACTACTTACAAATGCAGAAGGTTCATGGAATGATTACCATTGGATCACAAGGACAGTCACGTGAGATTGTGAACAGTGATGTCAATGATGTTGCCAGAGAAACCTTAACGCAAAATATTCCACCAGAGCGGACAGTTTTAGATTTGATTCCTACTGAGTTTTCTGTTGATGGCTTCGGCGGGATTAAGGATCCACGAGGAATGGTTAGTGTCCGCTTGGAAATGAAAGCAACACTTTACACCGGTCCTAAAACCATTATTCATAACACCAAAAAGGCGGTTCAAAGAGCTGGTTATGAAATTAAAGACTTTGTGATTGAACCAATTGCAACGGACTTCAACCTTCTTAATGACGGTGAGCAGGACTTTGGCACGGTTGTGATTGATCTTGGTGGTGGTCAAACAACTACCAGTATCATTCATGATCACCAGTTGAAGTATACATTCGTTGATCTGGAAGGTGGTCAGTACGTTACTAAGGATATTTCAACGGTTCTAAATACTTCATTAAAGAATGCCGAACAGTTAAAACTTAACCATGGTTATGCTGACCACACACTTGCTGACGAAGAGGCAGAGATCAATGTTAATGTTGTCGGCAAGAATGAACCCGTTCAGTTTACTGAAGAATATCTGGCCGAAGTAATCGAGGCCCGGATGAGGCAAATCTTCGAACGAATTCACCAGCGTCTCCAAAGCATTCATGCTCCAGAACTGCCAGGTGGCGTCACGATTATTGGTGGCGGTGCAGCAATGCCCGGCATAAAGGAGTTGGCCCAGCAATACTTTGCGGGTCGCATCAAGATTTATGCACCCGAGCAGATGGGAATTCGTCACCCCGGCTATGCTGCCGGGTTGGCACTGGCGATGTACGAAAACCAGCTGTCGGATGTTGATAAACTTATCAAGCAGACAATCCAGCAACCTGATATAATAGAAAGCCCACAGGAAGACGAGCAGTCAACCAGTGGTGGGCGCCAAATGGTTCACCAGTGGTCAAACAAGCAGGCTCAGCCAGTACGCGAAGCTAACCATTTGCGGCAAGAAAAACGGTCAACGCCAAAAAAGACTAAGCATACGTTTGGTAACCGGCTAAAGGGTATGTTTGATAACCTATTTGATTAAAATCACGGAGGAGAATTAAATGGATAACGATACAAGCACAACGGAAAACGAATTTGCTGGGGCACGTATTAAGGTCATCGGTGTCGGTGGCGGTGGTGGAAACGCCGTTAACCGCATGATCACCGAAAAGGTTCAAGGGGTTGACTTTATTGTTGCCAACACTGACCTTCAGGCTCTTAATAGTTCTAAGGCTTCCACGAAGATTCAATTAGGACCTAAACTTACCAAGGGACTTGGTGCGGGATCTAATCCAGAAGTCGGTGAAAAGGCAGCCCAAGAAAGTGAAGAGGCAATTAAAAAGGTCCTTGAAGGTGCAGACATGGTATTCATCACCGCTGGTATGGGCGGTGGAACCGGGACCGGTGCGGCGCCGGTTGTCGCTAAGCTTGCCAAGGACAGTGGTGCTTTAACCGTCGGCGTTGTTACCCGGCCGTTCTCTTTTGAAGGCCCACGGCGGGGCAAGTTTGCGGTTGAAGGACTGGAAAAATTGAAATCTAATGTTGACACCCTGATTATTGTTGCTAACAATCGTTTGCTAGAAATGATTGATAAGAAGACACCAATGATGGAAGCCTTTAAGGAAGCAGATAATGTTCTGCGTCAAGGTGTCCAAGGGATTTCGGACCTGATTGTTACTCCCGGGTACATTAATTTGGACTTTGCCGACATTAAGACGCTGATGTCTAATCAAGGAGCAGCGCTGATGGGGGTTGGGTCTTCCACTGGTGAAAATCGAGCTACTGAGGCAACTAAGAAGGCAATTTCCTCTCCCCTCCTAGAACTCTCCATTGACGGAGCACAGCACGTCTTAATGGACATCACTGGTAGTGAAGACATGGCCATGTACGAAGCTCAGGAAGCTTCTGATGTAATCAAACAGGCTGCTGGTACCAACGTTGACATTTCCTTTGGGATGTCCTTGGACAAGAATATGGGTGATGAAGTACGGGTTACAGTCATTGCTACTGGAATTGACAAACCAAAGAAGAGTCAGCCGCAAGTTAAGCAGGCTCAACCGCTCAACCGGCCAAGTCGTCCGGCTACCACTGATCGGCCTGCCAACCAAAGTAATGGTGACCAAGAGGAGAACAGTGACCCGTTTGATGGTTGGAATGACCCAACGGCAACTGCCGATGACCAACGGGAAAACAGTGATAACCAATTTTCACATGTTGATAAGCCGGAGTTTAATGTTTTTAATGATGATACAGCTAATTCCGATGATAACGATGACACTAATTTATCGACGCCACCATTCTTTAAAAATCGTCGTAAATAGTTAAAACTAAGGAGGAGTGGTTTAACGAGCGAGTTAGATTGCACCTCTT contains these protein-coding regions:
- the ftsZ gene encoding cell division protein FtsZ, yielding MDNDTSTTENEFAGARIKVIGVGGGGGNAVNRMITEKVQGVDFIVANTDLQALNSSKASTKIQLGPKLTKGLGAGSNPEVGEKAAQESEEAIKKVLEGADMVFITAGMGGGTGTGAAPVVAKLAKDSGALTVGVVTRPFSFEGPRRGKFAVEGLEKLKSNVDTLIIVANNRLLEMIDKKTPMMEAFKEADNVLRQGVQGISDLIVTPGYINLDFADIKTLMSNQGAALMGVGSSTGENRATEATKKAISSPLLELSIDGAQHVLMDITGSEDMAMYEAQEASDVIKQAAGTNVDISFGMSLDKNMGDEVRVTVIATGIDKPKKSQPQVKQAQPLNRPSRPATTDRPANQSNGDQEENSDPFDGWNDPTATADDQRENSDNQFSHVDKPEFNVFNDDTANSDDNDDTNLSTPPFFKNRRK